The genomic segment tccaatttccggcgggcctcactatggcactggaggaggcccatgacagagaggtcagactgggaatgggagggggagttgaagtgctgggccaccgggagatcagtggcgttaatgcggaccgagcgcaggtgttcagcgaagcgatcgccgagcctgcgcttggtttcgccgatatagatgagttgacatctagagcagcggatgcaatagatgaggttggaggagtatatggattggacaggtttggagggatatggaacaaatgcaggcaggtgggaccagtatagctgcgacatgttggctggtgtgggcaaattggattattttcgatccaatttctccgtttatttggcaaagtgaaaaacgcggaaaccatgcaaaaagcatgGAAAACGGATTTTAAAATGTGGAAATCCGCAGAAACACGGAAGATTCAGATGCCTGATGACatgaatatacagggaatggacagatatggattatatgcaggcagataagagttggtcttggcatcatgtttggcacagatattgttggccacagggcctgttcctgtgctgcactgttctatgttgtatgttctatgtttacatcaacatacaaatatttttatttttccaaCTGGTGGCTCCTGGCTATGCACTTCCCACTAACTGGTTGGATATTTCAGGTAGTTTGTTTTCTCTTTTGTTTTTCTTGTACATATGTTTCCACAAATAGGTTCAATTCAATTAAAATCAGGAAAAATGTTTATATGCAGAAGAAATCCTATACACAGGAATTATTTATTTCCATTGATAACTTTTAAATTGCTGATGTACTAAAGCAGTTAAATATGAGATGGTACAGTGTAAAAAAAAGCACATTATTTTAATGTTATCAGATTTCTACTTTTACCATGATAATGAAGCAGCATTTATTCAAGTCAGCAACATCTTCTGTTTGTACCACTGATGAACTACAATGCCTCATTCTCAATCAATCTATAACTTTGAAAATGAGTTTACGAATTTGGagcgacagcatggaaacaggccctttggccctcagagtccacgccgaccaacaatcacctgtatactagttctatcctacacactagggacaatttgcagaagcaatttaacctacaagccttcacgtctatggaatgtgggaggaaactggaacacccagagaaaacccacgtggtcacagggagaacgcgcatatgcacccatagtcaagatcaaactggGACTCTGGAGCTGTAAAATCAGTAGGTTTACtgccgcaccactgtgccaccctgaattCAGATCTTATTGCTCTACCATAACCAAGACTACCTATTactactttggtaaaattgtcagacTCTGCCAGAAACCCTAATTTGTGAAAATTAACTCCACCCTTCACTATTCCTATGAACATCCAAAACCCTCATTAGGTTTGATGTCTCCATTAAAACTTTGTTACTGATCTACTTTGATGCTCAATTATGCAACATATTTAATTTAAGATctcatccttgttttcaaatccaTCCATGCCTTTGCCCTTTATTTTCCACATACAATGAACTTCCGTTCCTTTAATAGTGGTCTTCTAGACAAGCTCATTAAAAATAAGTTAGGAAATCTCAAAATTAAAGCTGTCAATGAGCCAAGCATTGGAATTCCCTCCCTAGAACTTGTAGCTAACTTTCCCTTTAGGAAACTGCTTGAAATCACTTCTATTTGTCCTATAATCAAGGTGCAGATTAtcattttttgtttattaatgTTTCCCTGAACCCCCTACAGCTATTTACCATGGTAGAGGTAAAAACACGAATGTTGCTTCAGGCAGCTTAATTCAGCAGAGACCAATGATACTTCATTTTCATACCTATTGGAGCAATTTATATTTCTAAAGTTTTTTGAAAATAAACATTTTCAATAACAAAAGCTTTTACTGTGCTGTCACTGTCAGACTTGTTGGAAATGATAAACAAAGATGGTCATTGTAACTGTACCTGCCAATTTTCCTTTGAGACAGCACAAACACTTCCAGCTCCTGAAGTTACAAGGAAGAGACGATTCTCTCTACCAGTTGCGACCATTTTTATTTCACAGGCACCTTCAAAAGGAAGCTGGCAGACATTCATGGGGTGACAATTTTCAAACATAACCAGTTGATGTTTGCTTGTGATTGCTATAACTGTTGTCTTTAACCGACTGTCTGTATCATCAAGAGTGCAAATTAGTACATGTGTAACTACTGTGCTGTAAGCATTTGGAATAAAATGATGACTGTACATGTTTTTCTTTTTTATGGAATATGTGACAAATTCACTACCCCAGATCTGTTTATCAGCTTTAGTAACTGCAGTATCATAATTCTTTACAGGTCCAGCTGCTTTCCTTGCTCCCAGTATAACAACATCTCCATCAGAAATCTCTCCAATCCATATAACTGCAGTACATGAAATGGGAATGTTCAAAGTACCATTTGTTTGAAGAGATATGTGTAAAATTTGATTGCCACAACTCCAGTAAATACTGGGCCCAGTCAAGAGAGTCAACTTCTCTTTTATTTCGTAATCCAGTTCAAAGTCCAAATGATGCTCAATTTCATTTGAATTATGCAGTGTAAGTAAAATATATCCAAATTTAGAATGTTTTTTGTGCATCTTCAGCAAGATACAAGGGAAATTTAGTCCTGTTCTTGAATCAATCGCACAGCTGCAGGCAATAATTTGTGAATACGAACTTTTTCGATTAGTGATGTATGTCCCTGCAAATTTCTTCATGAAGTTCCCCGATTCCGAATCAAACGTCATCCTTTGGAACTGCAGCTTGGTAACATTTTTCCCACTGTGGTGCTTTTCCTTGGACACTATAAAAGTAATCACCTCTCCATTTAATGTTGTTACATTCATATTCTTTTGAATGGATTCCAGCTCCATTTCAAAGAGCTGACTTTTTAATTATACTTAACAAGATCTTGATTTGAGATGAAAATTTTTAACTGGAATGATGAAATCAAGTTCTTAAATGATGTTGTTCCAGCACAATTCAATTTCAAGTTCACTCTGAAATATTTTAAACGTGTCCTATATAGCAAGTTCAGCTTTGATGTCACATTGTTCTCAATAATATTTCTTTAGTTGAAACTACATGCACCATCTCCAGCTATGTGGTGGATTGCTCAATTGATAGGAAACAACACATTTATTCCACCCAGTCTGAAACATCacttgttctttttctccagagatactgtctgacccactaagttactccagcttcttgtgcctatcttcggtttaaaccagcatctgcagttccttcctgcacaacacaTTTATTATGTTGGAACTGCCCTTCACTGGGCATTATGGCATTCCATCCTGGATATTTCAGGCCTCAAGTCAGCAGACGTAACCATTCACCATCTTAGGATCTTGCTCGGCAGATGTAGCACACTGTTTCTGAAGCACAAGAACAATCATTTCAGCAACATGATGAGATATCATTTTCAATAAGCAGGGTGGCTATTTTTTAGCTTTATCTGCAAATTGTGAAAGTGAGACTTTATACACATCCactgcaaaaaaaaagatttctaaCTATGTGAAGCCCCATATGTGTGGGCAGCTACCTCTGACAACAAACCCACTCCATGTCCCCTGTGCTTGGTGCCTTTCATTTGTTCCTTTTTCTGTACCTGGTGCACCCCACGTGTCCTGTTCCCGAATCTGGCAGCCACCCCTCACACCTGCCGCAACATTATGGGGTATCTGGAGAGATTCTCACTTCTCTGTAAcagacagcatggatttaggaGAGGACGATCTTGTGAAACGCAGCTAGCTGGACTGGTTAATGACCTAGCCCAAGTTTGGGATGTAAAGGGTCAAGTTGACCTTTGCattatggattttagtaaagctttTGATGTGGTGCCCCACCAACGCCTGTTAGCAAAACTTGACCATCTTGGCATCAGAGGTCCTATCAAGAAATGGATCGAAAACTTTCTAACCAAACGACAAGGGAAGGGGTGATGGAGGATATTAGATACAAGGTCTAGGGGGTGAGAGTGGGCGCCATGCACAGGGTGAGGCAGTGATGGAAGATGCAAGGTACAGGGCCAGTGATGGAGGACGCCTGGTACAGGGTAGGGGTGATGGAGGACACCAGGTACACGGTCAGGCGGTGATGGGGTCATTAAGTACAAGGTCATTGATGGAGGACATTAGGTCCAAGGTCTGGGGCAGAGAGAGGTCGTCAGGACAGGGTCAGTGGTGGAGGACTCCAGATACAGGGTCAGTGATGGAGGAACAGACCAGGAACTCGactaaaccaatccttgaattatataaccatcAAGACTAACAAAGACTGTTTCCACTACTCGCTGTACCCCAGAACCATCcccctgtttggaatcctttgccaccgcctataaaatctgctgctgatagtaaatattttaaactgttgcttgcaaacactaaattttaaatctgcaactgcatgtatgagggactgcacgtttatagaCAAGACCCCCCTGT from the Rhinoraja longicauda isolate Sanriku21f unplaced genomic scaffold, sRhiLon1.1 Scf002819, whole genome shotgun sequence genome contains:
- the LOC144591893 gene encoding Fanconi anemia group B protein-like — translated: MELESIQKNMNVTTLNGEVITFIVSKEKHHSGKNVTKLQFQRMTFDSESGNFMKKFAGTYITNRKSSYSQIIACSCAIDSRTGLNFPCILLKMHKKHSKFGYILLTLHNSNEIEHHLDFELDYEIKEKLTLLTGPSIYWSCGNQILHISLQTNGTLNIPISCTAVIWIGEISDGDVVILGARKAAGPVKNYDTAVTKADKQIWGSEFVTYSIKKKNMYSHHFIPNAYSTVVTHVLICTLDDTDSRLKTTVIAITSKHQLVMFENCHPMNVCQLPFEGACEIKMVATGRENRLFLVTSGAGSVCAVSKENWQ